tcatttccactacgcacgtaaaaccaagttgactgtctaaaagccgaaagtccttgcttgcatctacaaatccagcaaattcgtattaattattcccttaggtacgatcccggtcttccggattatcatgTTTCAATTGtcgtattaagccctacgcttggggcgttatttcatatatcggagcaaacgaagcaaaTGCATGGGATGCAATTCTCCTAAGACAACAGAGAacctatttctttttatttaggaACAGTCGTAGTTTGTCCATCAGACAGTATGGTGCAGTCTTGGTTTTTATTTGGATGATCGGAGCCGTCACTTATGTAGAATCAATGGGGGTGCACTTATGTGTACAGCTGAACATCCTAcactttttttagaaaaataatattctGTTAGATTATTTTTTAACACGATGCTCAATACATTATGAACATTTCTTGGCCTTGTAAACACATAGTTGAATACCTTCAACCCATAACTTCAAATTTaagatgtcaaattttttcGAAGGCTTATTTGGCATCATTAGACCTCCATTCCAATCTTGATGTTACATACTTTTTGAATTTCGAAAGGCCAAAATTAGATGTAGGATGAGGAGTCAAATGTGAAGCAAAATGCGCGGAGCCAAATCCACATTGGATTTGGCATTCCATTCCGCATGCAAAAATGCTATGCGTACAACTGTTGTGTTGGTTATGCGCGTAATTCTGATCAtctagatgtatttggacggtctaaatttaaaaaaaaaactcttctaggGAAAATTTGAATGTTTTCGGGGAAGAGTCTGAGCAAATTCTgtccatttattacagcaatggacggctagagattggttatATATTGTATTTTATACAAccgctgtgtgtgtagcactttccGCTGGCATGAGGGTTGGATTAAAGGAGGATGTTAACATTACCGTTTCTACCTGACATAGGATTTAAACCAATGGGGTGGAGATGCTTTGTACCTTAGCTCAAACAAAGTCCACACTCATAATGGTATAAAAGTAGAGAGAGCAATCTAGAGAGAGTACTTCATGGATGGTATAAAAGTAGAGAGAGCAATCTAGAGAGAGTACTTCATGGGTATaagttagggctgcaaacgagccgagccgagttttacgGTATTTAAgtttgtttattaaatttttaatgaacacgagctcgagctcaagctcagtgaaaacttaacaagtcgagctcgagccgagtaGGCCATGACTTgactcgagctcaagcttgttcacgagtcttaacgaaccaacgaaaaatgtatatatatcctcacataggcctaatacaactaaaatattttgattgtgaaggtatatatcttttattttcctatggagcgggggTGTACTGGTGTGCATGTGCTCTCGCTTCCCTTGGTtgactaaaaagtaaaaaaggaaaaagcaaattatgaaataacaataaaaatcttaaacttaagtatatataccccggcttgcgagccgagcttatcctagctcgagctcggctcgtttacaaaacgagttgaaaaaatcggctcgagctcgttcgtttaacttccaagccgagcttgaacgagccactaacgagtcgagctgcgagccgctcaagcggctcggttcatttgcagccctaggtATAAGTAtcatgctctctctcttctctcctaATAACGGTCGCATATAGTATGAATTTCGATGTAATATCTATAACGTTGACTAATTTTAatcttttatttgtttagtGTTTCAAATTGTGGAcaagtatattaaaaaaatttaaactacgTTGCAAGATTCATCTTTTATATGAACAACcccacttaaatttttttttaagcgAATCTCTGTTAACATGAACAATTTTCGCTCAGATTCATAACCACGATAAAAAACCGTAgtcatatatataattataatgaTAGGCCTTGATTGGAAGCAGGTAAAGGAAAATATTGCTTGATCCAATATTTCAGTTTTCATTCATAAATTAGGATCTTATAATAAACCCCACCAGCCGTCTTTGCAACATCGGTGTTTGGAAGGTCCGGATGTATCCAACGGACCGAactgaggccccgttccaaaaaatttcttaaaaaataaaaagcttatttcatattttcaaacttaataataatgtaaatgaaaaataaattttcaatttttttttgcattgtataaaaaatctttcaaataagatttatattacatatttttaaatttcaataaattcataatttttaaacttgaaattatttttaaaaaaaaaaagattttttttccgTTGCGGAACGGGCCTAAGTCGGTACCCGTAGCTTTCTGAGGCGACGAAcataggtgtttttttttgatcctcagACGAACACAGGTGTTCATAGGCCCCATCGCCTCACGTGGATAACAACGAATTGTGACATATAGGTATAGCCAACGCAGGATTGAGGAAAAAGTGGAACACAAAACAgcagggaaaaagaaagaaacaaacaaacgaaAGCGGGAAACTTCGAAATACgagaccaaaccaaaccacttgTCCCCAATCCGCATACCCAGCCGACCACCTCCCATTTATTCCTCGTGTGTCAACCGACGTCTAATCTAGGGTTCTCTCAATTCCAACGCATACCCGGTCAAACCTAACAAGGCGGCGGCATTGGCTTTTGGACTTGGTTTCGCCATGGACGAGGTTAGGGCAACCTCTGCTTGGGTCGCCGCTCGCTCCTCTCACGTCACAATCGACCACTCAGGTCCTCTCGCCTTTCCATATTCTCACTGAATGTAGTGTATATTTCAAATGCGGATTCGAGCAATGATGGAGTATGTGATTTGGTTTTGGATGAATGCAGGAATTGAGAAAGTTGTGGAAACTGTCAAAACCTCAATCCCAAAAGTGGAGTGGGATTTTGAAGGGATTCACTACTTCGATGACGGGCCGCTCACCGTCCAGTACTTATTTGTATTGGATACTTTGAACTTTTGTTTTTGGCCTGGTATGCTTATACGTCTGTTTTTGTTGTCCATGTAAtcttggtttttgtttgttgtcCATTTCATACATGTAGAGGGAAAGGGAAAGTTGGAGAGAAAATAGGAGGAAAATTGAATTCATTTTGCTATTATCCTTCCTCTTTCTATAGGAATCCAAACAAGAGACgagtaaaattttaattttcccttctcttccacaagttccaaacaaataaaatttctgCTTCCTATCAGTATTTGGTGCTAAGTTATTGCATTTGCCCGTATGGCCACTGTTAGAATTTTGTTCGGTGATCTATGTCCCTAAGtcgaagaaaagaaaagaattggtTGATATTAGTAGTAATCATGGTATTAGTGTAGGCCCAAGCCCTTGCTTTTCACTAAAAGACCGACCCACTCCAACCAAGCTCTATAACTCTAGAAGGGAGGCCAAACTTGCTCCAACCATCCTCCATATGGGAGTTCTAAAATGGAGACGATGCACACAAACTTGGTATTGTTAAAAAGGTATCTTGAATACCTTCAAAATGAGACTGACACGGGACACCATTGTTCTATATGATTATGAAAGAAGAGATGGAAGATGGGAATTGTGATTGGTGTGTTTATGAATAGTGGTATGCTCGAAATGCACTTGTTGGACAAAACATGATTGTTTGAGTCTCCAAACGGAGACGTGATTTGGAGTTGCTCCAGGAAATAAATCATCCTTTTGTTAGGTTCCATTAGTATTGGCATGTTTAGCCTTTGTAGACTGTAGATTCAAATTCCTGTGGTTGTGGGAATCTACGATCAGCACACATATATGGAAGCATTAACAGAGTGGGGTGGAATATAGGCACTTCATTAGCCCCACTTTGTTATGTCCGTTGCTGTATTCGTTGAACGGTTGAAATATACCCCAATTCTGTTGTCCCACTTCATGGCTTTAAACTTCATCCCAACTAGTCTATGTAGCATGGACATAGATACagatacggacacggacacgggacacgggacacggcaattctaaaaaaatggggatacggacacggcgggggacacgccacgtgtataaataaatatatatatatataaatacatgtatacatatatttttccttttcttccactGTTCATGAAGACATGTTCTATATGAATGTATAAGATTACCATGGTCCAAATAAAGGCATAATTACCgtttaacccaaatatttttgaataatttcatattaacccctcaaaattaaaaatatatattacattttacccccagccgtgtccccggcgtgtcccctatcaaaaaataataaaaattattggacactccacgtggcgtgtccaatacgtatttgggcgtgtccccgtgtccaatacgtggacacggcgcccttttggagtgtcggtgctacatatgAACTAGTCATTAAAAACTGTTTTATGATATTCAAAGATTTAGAGTTTGGCAAAAAACTCAATATTTTCTTCACCTTGATGAATAAAATTGATTGCATCAGTGCATCTTgatatttcttttaaaatatttagaCTAGTCCAAAGAACATTAGGTCTTTTTTACCAAATTGAATCACTTGGTGCACTTGATGTTGCTTAGGTGAGGTGAGACCTTATTTTTAGTTCCCCTCAGGAAATCTTCATGATACCCTAACTTTGACATTCACAAAGATGCAGTTTATAACGTAGCTTCAACAATTCTTTAAGTAACCAACAACACTCATaatagaaaattcaaaactccACATATAGAATTCAAGTTTGATGTTAATAGTCGTGCTAATTTTATCTCTAACATTTTTGTTGTATTCCCGTGTACATAATAGACAAGGATTTGAACTATGACGATTTGGCTTCGGGACTAAAGGAAGCTCTTCAAAATGACAAATCTGTGTTTGATGCTGATCGTCTTCAGAAGTACACTGGTACTTTTGCTTCCTTTTCAGCCTTTGACTATCCAATATTGATTTAGATGTGTTATTGCATGAATCTATGTCAAGAGTACTCTCTCTCCCGTATGCAACTGATGAAAAGAGGATATGGTAACTACGATTGATATAATTAGTTCCATGTTTTCCCATCTTTTTCTATAGCCTAAGATAGTGGTAGATTGGCTTGTGTCATCAGTCATCTAAGAATGCACATTTGGCCTGTCTGGGCGGCGACGTGCAATTGTTATCTTCCGAGGCTGGATTTTGTGTTATATAGTTTTCCCATATAGACATATCTTTCCTGCTCAAATTGTTCTTATGGGATATAGGGTTTGCTTGTTGGTCAAGATCTTATATCTTTTGATTTCCTCATTATTTTTATAGGAAATTTTCCCCTATGAAACAGTGATTTAGTGATAATTGTCCCCAGCTCCCCAATTCTGAAATTCTCCTTTACAAGATTGTTGTGATATTGTTTCCAGGTCCTGAACTACGCAAATTGTTGAAATGGCCAAGGCCACTTCCTCTGGAGGATGAAAGAGTCCGCTTATTGCGCGAGGTACTTTACAGATGTTCATATCCTGTTGTGTATATCTTTGTCTCCATTAGTTTGCAATTATGTTCAAATTGTTCCTGTAAATTAATGTAAGGGGAACTTAAATAAGGGTCCTCTCCATTGTAGTTACTTTTGTCTTCATCCTGTaaggtttgaaaacttatgttgGCGTCCTGTAATTTGAATAATGGCCAGATTGCCCTTCTTATATGTTTTAATGTGTTTTTCCTTTAAACAAATTTAATGGATAATATTCCATATAATTTTGTTTGGTAGAGGTCCTGCATTCGTTAGATTTAGATTTAGATGTAGATGAATATTATCCCGTTAGTCCTGGTACCTTGAGTTTGGTATGGGTCCCACAAGTACAGTTACTTCCAACCTTCCCCATCCTTGTAGAGTTTTAGTTCAAAACGAAACAAAAGAGGACGGGAAACGAAACAGAGGATGAAGAAAAATAGAGGAAAGgggaaacggaaaaaaatacGGCAAATCCATCTCGTCGGCTGTTTACACACCCCGTTCCGGCAAAGTGAATCAACTTTTTCTCAAAAATCCATCTCGTCaaccttttttcaaaaatcctaGGCGGTGACTTTTATCAACAATCAACAATGGCTAAAACCAGTAAGTTGCAATTTCTAAACCACATTAAtggttttatttgttttatgttgTTCTCGCAAAGTTTGTCATGGCTTGCCGGTCTTTTTTAAttatcccaattttttttccaatcttttaaacatttctctcacctaatcttttTAATTCTCTCTATTCTAATCTTCTCTCTCGGCTACAAACCCATTATAAAAATCATGACAAATATGATAACCCGTATTTGCATAACACTAATGAACATAATGAATTTGCAAACACTAGTAACAAACATGATAACATTAGAGATATATCCATATTGATTACCCAAAAAATCATGACAAATTTCTGCAAAACTATAATGGAAATCATGGCATAAATTTATCTTACAAATACATGACAGATCTACGCAAAATTGTCATGAAAATCAACCATACATAATACAACAAATTTAAGCTACAAACACGTCATAAAAATCATGACAAATTTTTGCAAATTACCATTTAATCAGTACAGGGAAAATCAAAACCTATAAGGTTCGTTTGATCAAAACCCACAAATCTATGATAAAATCCTCCAATGAATGAGTAACTCAACATGATAGATTCTGGATCGAGATCAATCCACCTACTGCATATCTTCTGAATCACTTGTCCAAAATCCATTCCTCTGTTAATCATTATGCCGGCAACCTTCTCGTTGTACCTACAAACCAATATCAATCCACCCTCCATTGCAAATGTGTACTGCCAATgcaaaacaaaagacaaaaattaatagtCAACCGAATGTGATGGGTTTGATACGTAAAGATATGAATATGATCCAATTTAAAACAGTACTATATAAGTCGGGAAACGCTGCGTTCATTTTAGTAAACATGACAAATGTGAATCtaacaaacaaccaaaatccCGTCAGCAGCGGCGGTGACCGGTCGGGTGTTCTTGAACAGCTAGTAAACTACAATTATAAGAAATAAACgacagaggaaaaaaaaaaaaaactaaacttcAAAAAGTTAGGGAATTTCATACCTGGTAAACAAAGAAGTGTTTCTTCCAACTTCGAATGATTTCTACCAACGTCAAATGCTTCCTCTCAATTTGAAATAGTTTCCCTCAGTACATATCGTAAGTTGAATGTTGTTATTCATAGGTCCCAAAAACCAACCTTGGAAGTTTGAAACTCAAATTCGGGATAAGGGATATCACAAATGGGGGAGTGGACGAGATATTTTAGGAATCCATCCTAATACTGTTTGAAATTGAGCTTGGAAGTTTGAAACTCAAATTCGAGATATGGGATAGCAGTAATGGGGGAGTGGACGAGATATTTTAGGAATCCATCCTACTTACTGCTTGAAATGGAGCTAATATAGGATGAGAAACGTGAAAATAGGGAAGCGGACAGATTGAAGTTGAGAGATTGTAGGACTAGTTAGAAACGTTGGGGATGAAAAACTTAAAATATAGgggaataatatatatatatatatatatatatatatatatatatatataggggtatAGTGGGTAATAATGGATTTTGAGGATGTcaacataagtatttaaaacctataggatggacacctaaataagttgAGTAAAGAGGATGCCTAATTAATTTCTTCTTAATGTAAATGGCTCAGGTTGGCCTTGAACTGGAGAAAAACTTTGAGGGTAAAGCATCCAACCTCGTTGATTCATGTGGAAAATCAGCGGAAAAGCTTGTAACTCTTGTTACTCGCCACTTTCCTGGTATCTTTGTCCTTGTACTTGTTACGTTAGTATTTGACATGGAAATTGTTCGAATGGGTTTTCTGCTTTACCACAACAAATTGCAAGGAATAGTTCAATGAACTATAAATCTTTTGGATATCGTAGGTTTCCGCGACCACTCAGTTTACAAGGGCCACCAGGTATTCTTGTACAAAAGAGCTCAGATATTTGCGGCAGATTTATGGGGTGCATTCAAGGGCAAAGGATATGGGGAGTTCAATGACATTGGAGAAATTACCATATTTGCTGACTATATCGTTCCAGCGGTGCTTCAGCAGCTTGGTGTGCTGAAATATAGTGCAGCCCTAGCTGCAACTATTGAGGCTAATGTTGAAATTGGTTCGGGTAGTGAGGAGGAAGTGGAACTAAGAGCTTGCTCAATATGTGCTGTAGAGAAAATGAGGGAATTGATCCAGAAAAAATCTGGAAAGCAGGTTTGTCTTTCTGTCCTTTTGAACAATATTTCTTCCTTAAACTCAGGAAAATTTTCTGCTTTTGACTTGATTGCTTGTGTACCTTCTTCCGATTCAGCAGttcttttgttgtggtttttggTGGCTGTAAATTGCAATGATATTGTTTTGCTTGAAATATCATTTCTCCAAGTCTTGTATTGACGCAGTTTGACTGAATCTAATATGAGCTCTCTTCAATTTACGAGAGTTTTCTCTGGATTTTTGAGAGACATTTCTTCTCTATGTTCTATcgtaataaaaagaaatttcatgTGTTGCTCCACAACCAAATGATCTCCCATGTGCAGCTGATCTCTTTAACCCCCGTCTCTTTTGCCTACGCTAAATGTGGTTTTAGCCTTCAACACTTTTTGGAAGTAGCTAATCCAGAGCGTTAGTGCTTCACCACAAAGACCTCATCCCTAAGTGTGTAGGCCTCACAATGCGAAAGAGGTGCCATGGATGCAGCCACTAAGACTCGGacacaacaaaaaatttgaaattctaGGCTGAAATCTGCAAATGGTGTGTGGCTGAAACATATTGACAAATAATGTTGTGTCGCATGTATGTGTGTGTCAACTGGGCAAAGTATATTTTGAGTCCTTCTTGTCCGTTACTTTCTTAAATATGTTATTCTGCAGAGCTGCATTTTGAAAAAGTTTCTCAAGAAACATAAACCCTTGTAAAGATATAAGACCTTTTTCCACTGAGGGGATTAACAACCAAAGTGCTGCTTCCCTTTGATTTTATGTGTCCGTGAATTGCTATCCGGCAACCGCAATACTAATGGATAAAATTTAGTTACTTTACTcctcaaaaaagtgaaaaacacTTCTTTCTGTTAGTTTTTACTAATTTAGTCAGTTACGTACAAGTGGCAGCAACAAGGAATCAAGCACCTTAGAAACTGGTAAG
This DNA window, taken from Rhododendron vialii isolate Sample 1 chromosome 8a, ASM3025357v1, encodes the following:
- the LOC131298098 gene encoding uncharacterized protein LOC131298098, producing the protein MDEVRATSAWVAARSSHVTIDHSGIEKVVETVKTSIPKVEWDFEGIHYFDDGPLTVQYLFVLDTLNFCFWPDKDLNYDDLASGLKEALQNDKSVFDADRLQKYTGPELRKLLKWPRPLPLEDERVRLLREVGLELEKNFEGKASNLVDSCGKSAEKLVTLVTRHFPGFRDHSVYKGHQVFLYKRAQIFAADLWGAFKGKGYGEFNDIGEITIFADYIVPAVLQQLGVLKYSAALAATIEANVEIGSGSEEEVELRACSICAVEKMRELIQKKSGKQVLSVELDIWLWSVGVQCPSLQHHRTLSIYY